The following proteins are encoded in a genomic region of Arachis ipaensis cultivar K30076 chromosome B02, Araip1.1, whole genome shotgun sequence:
- the LOC107628105 gene encoding alcohol-forming fatty acyl-CoA reductase-like, with product MELGSIVQFLEDKTILVTGATGFLAKIFVEKILRIQPNVKKIYLLLRVTDTKSMDHRFRHEIIGKDLFRLLKETLGANFNCFVSEKLSVVSGDISQQNLGLKDSILMDEIHNQIDVIVNVAATTNFNERYDVALGINTLGVKNVLNFAQECNKLMMLLHVSTAYVCGEGEGLISEDPHHMGMSLNGVPGLDIEKEMKLVKQKLNQLQLEGATQHEIKLAMKDLGMERATLYGWPNTYVFTKAMGEMLFTTSKRNISIVIIRPTIITSTYKEPFSGWIEGVRTIDSIAVAYGTGTLPCFIGDMKGVTDVIPGDMVVNAMLAAITAHANQHSDDITIYHVGSSVSNPVTLHNICKSAFRYFTAKPWINRDGKPVKVKKLIMLNNLATFRIYMFICYLLPLMVLNLVNKVFYKNFQEVYTNSSRKIHAIIRMAELYKPYGFFNGIFDNMNTVKLLAAARQGMDPEEMGLFNFDPKVIDWDDYFINIHFPGVVKSAFKS from the exons atggaGTTAGGAAGCATAGTGCAATTCCTTGAAGATAAAACCATCTTAGTCACCGGTGCTACTGGCTTCCTTGCAAAAA TTTTTGTGGAAAAGATACTTAGAATTCAACCAAATGTGAAAAAAATTTATCTTCTTTTGAGAGTCACAGATACTAAATCTATGGATCATCGCTTTCGCCACGAG ATCATAGGGAAGGACTTGTTCAGATTGCTAAAGGAAACACTTGGAGCAAACTTCAATTGTTTTGTATCAGAAAAGTTGAGTGTGGTGTCTGGAGATATCTCTCAACAGAATTTGGGTTTGAAGGACTCCATTCTAATGGATGAGATTCATAATCAAATAGATGTTATAGTTAATGTGGCTGCAACAACTAACTTTAATGAAAG ATACGACGTAGCATTGGGTATCAATACATTAGGAGTTAAAAATGTCTTGAATTTCGCCCAAGAGTGTAATAAACTCATGATGCTTCTCCATGTTTCAACAG CTTATGTATGTGGTGAGGGAGAAGGACTGATATCAGAAGATCCACACCATATGGGCATGTCACTGAATGGAGTGCCAGGATTGGACATTGAAAAGGAAATGAAATTGGTGAAACAAAAATTGAATCAGCTTCAGCTGGAAGGAGCAACccaacatgaaattaaacttgcCATGAAGGACTTGGGCATGGAAAG AGCAACTCTATATGGATGGCCAAATACATACGTCTTTACAAAAGCAATGGGCGAAATGCTTTTCACAACTTCAAAAAGAAACATCTCTATTGTTATTATACGTCCTACGATAATCACCAGTACTTACAAAGAACCTTTTTCAGGTTGGATCGAAGGTGTAAG AACTATAGACAGTATTGCTGTTGCGTATGGTACCGGAACATTACCATGTTTTATTGGAGATATGAAGGGAGTTACCGATGTG ATACCAGGTGACATGGTGGTAAATGCAATGCTGGCAGCGATAACGGCACATGCAAATCAGCATAGCGATGATATTACCATATATCATGTGGGTTCCTCTGTTAGCAATCCTGTGACACTCCACAATATCTGCAAATCCGCGTTTCGATATTTCACTGCAAAACCTTGGATAAATCGAGATGGAAAGCCTGTCAAAGTTAAAAAACTTATCATGTTGAATAACCTGGCAACCTTTCGCATATACATGTTCATTTGCTACTTGCTTCCTTTGATG GTACTTAATCTGGTGAATAAAGTTTTTTACAAGAATTTCCAAGAAGTATATACCAACTCTTCCAGAAAGATCCATGCTATTATACGAATGGCTGAACTTTACAAGCCTTATGGATTCTTCAATGGCAT ATTTGATAATATGAACACAGTAAAATTGTTAGCAGCGGCAAGACAGGGCATGGACCCAGAAGAAATGGGTCTGTTTAACTTTGACCCAAAAGTTATTGATTGGGATGACTACTTCATCAATATCCATTTTCCTGGTGTCGTCAAGTCTGCCTTCAAGTCATAA